The DNA window TGCAGCTTTTgcggttttttttttatgccaAGAAAGCAATGCCGCCAAAGCTCACATTCTGAGGAAGACTGAGAACCCAGAGAGAGTGTGTAGCGAGAATGCAGTGCATTGGATTTGGAGCTCAAAATGTTGCAGCAATGGTCGTTTCTGGATGTCCTAATGTTAAAGGGTCATCAAGGAGAAAGAGGGTGGTGCTGAGGGataatcatcatcatcatgtGTGGAGTAGATACAGTAGCAGTAGAACAGTGGTCGTACAAGTGAGGTGTGGCAGCAGACGTACAACAGCTAGCGAGAGTTGTGTGGTtgataaagaagaaaagtttgCTGATCAAGAAGATTACATCAAGGCTGGTGGGTCTGAGCTCCTCTACGTTCAAATGCAACAGAGCAAGCAAATGGATCAACAGTCTAAATTTTCGGATAAGGTTTTGTTATTTGTACCTCCACTTTTCCTCTTCTGCCTGTTTCTTTTCTAGTTTCTTTTTTGGAAACAAGAATATCATTTAGTATTTGCTAAATCTTAATCTATATCGAGTGGCAATTATTTTTGGTGCAATGACTCGAAAGACAAAAATTTGAGTCTATTAGCTAGGGAAAAGATTACTTTTTGGATTCTTGATGGCTACAGGAGGCAAGGTAGACATCAATGTTGGAAAAAACGCAAGAAAAAGGGTACTACAACCTAACCGATCTATTTTTACATGTTTCAGTCGAGCACTCGAAAAGCTCTTAACATCAAAAGTCGTCTCTAATTTGGAGATGTTTATGAGGAAATTCGTCTCCAATTTGGTGTACAAGATTTAAGTCAATTTATCATGCCACACAACACATGTAATGTTCCAACATCATGTCACGCAATAGACAAACTGGCCTGGTTGGGGTGAACCCCCTTACCTGGGCAATCAATTCCTCCATTTATATGGCTTTCTTGAAGCGTGTCACAATGGATACCCAAGTTATTAATGGCAAATTTGACGAGATTGAGTGAAGAGACAGTTCGTTTCGGAGTTGACCACtctgttaaatctcaattttttttttgggcaaactACAACATTAGATTATGTCAATCTTCTTCGTGCAATACAAATTAGCAATGTAAAAGTATGTTCATTGATATAATGTCGCTCTAGTACTGTCATACTAGTAATTTACAAATTATACTGCTGCTCTCAGAATATTTGACGAACTAATCTCACAATTGCAGATGCCGGAAATATCAGCCGGTAATAGCATACTGGACTTGGTGGTGATCGGCTGTGGTCCTGCTGGACTTGCCCTTGCCGCAGAGTCAGCTAAGCTAGGTCTGACGGTTGGGCTAATTGGGCCAGATGTTcctttcacaaataattatggTGTGTGGGAGGATGAATTTAAAGGTACTAGCAATGTATGTCTCTGGTAATCTTGTATAAATGGTCAATTAACTTGTATTGTCAAGATGCTCTAAAGTTGGATCCTTTTGTGAAGAAGAAATGTGAGGAGAAAAGGAAAGATGGAGAAGAATATCTTGCTAAGAATCTGCAGAAATTTGTCCTTCTAATTACTTCCATTGACAAGAAGCACACGAAACAAGAATCTACACAGCTAAACAGGTTGCAGACTAACAATAATATTCAACTCTCAGAAATTTCTTTCTGTGGAAGTAAAAGTAGAGTTTTTAACAGAACATCGCAAACAGAGTTACGTAGAACGAATATATAAAATATTCGAGTTCTGGCATCATTATTCTCTCTTCCGattaaccaagaatttactacTATAACTGAAGCCATAGTGATACTAAAAGACTTAAAGATACCTGCTTGACTGTCCGTTATCATTTTTATAGTTTTTCCTAGTGTCCGGCATCAGTCTTTGTTGAGCTGCTTCAAGCTTCCTTAATGCTCAGGGTATGTTTCTGGTGCTTTTCACACAATGGTTGTCTCTTGTTAGAGTATCATGTTATTTGGTGTTATGtatgtttaaaaatttttaataggACGGCAattcaaggtgatcttggtgtTTTATGTGCATTAAGCTTTTTACAACATGGTAATTCAAGGTAACCTCGGATCAGGCAAAAGGTCTAGATACAATTCTTGGGGTCATCTGTTGTGAAGTTTGTAATGGAATTTAAATGAAAAAAGTTGTTCAGGCTACTTTTGAAGCCAGATGTCTTCATTTAGATGAAGAGACAAACATATGCGTTACACTTTTCTTTTCTAAGTTATTCAGTGAAGTAAATCTTTCAATTAGTCTGTCAAGAAAATGGAGGCCCATTCTATTTTTTTGGTACTTCTTCTGAAATCATTTTATAGACGTGTGTGGTAATCTGTAAGAGATATCAACTAATTGACAATTTTGAAGCCTACTGGCAAATTCCAAGAAGACCGCCATCTATAGAACAAAATCTGAAGATATTCCATGTTATATAGAGGAACAGAAGTCAAATTTATATCAAGTACATGGGCTATCAATCAAATATATGGCTGTTATCAGTTGATATACCGGATAATGGTATGTACTGCTCAGTACGTTATCACTACAGGGCACAAAAATATGAGTCATACCTAGTATGCATGTGTTAGTCTCTGCATTAAAGCTGTGTTTATATGCTGAAATTGCAAGAGTATTTTTAGAGGTTTATAACTCCTTATCAAAGATTCCCATCATCTTTTTTCCGGTCAACATTGTATCAGATCTTGGGCTTGCTGGATGCATTGAGCATGTTTGGAGGGACACAGTCGTATATCTCGATGATAATGATCCCATCTTCATCGGTCGTGCTTATGGACGAGTTAGTCGCCATTTGCTCCATGAGGAGCTGctaagaaggtaaatttttctCTATTTTGGGCTGTACTGATCTTTTTCTGAGTCTGCCAATTTTCATTATCCTTTTCTTCCCTGTCAGCTTGCCAAAATCTTTCTGAATTTTATAGATTCTtgatttatattaattttccctaGGTGTGTCGAGTCAGGTGTGTCATATCTTAGATCAAAGGTGGAAAGGATTGTCGAAGCTGCTACCGGTCACAGTCTTGTAGAGTGTGAAGGCAACATTGTGATTCCCTGCAGGTAtatgtcaaattttggtttagATAATTCTCTTTTGATCCCGCTTAATTTAACTGCTAGCATCTTTTAATCCTACCATAGGCTTGCTACTGTTGCATCTGGAGCAGCCTCTGGAAAACTCTTGCAGTATGAACTGGGAGGTCCTAGAGTTTCTGTTCAAACAGCTTATGGTGTGGAGGTTGAGGTAGGGAATCTTTTAGGTTATGTTAAAAAGGTTGAAGGTTGTGGAGGAAGGTTGGTCTCATGTACTTAAGTTGAAATTCTGAGACCGGTTTCCTCAAATCAATATCTTCAATCTGACTAGATGGCTGCAAGTTACTGCATGTAATTACTAGTCTGAAGGCTACTTTTGCTAGTGCTAAGGATCAGCAAATATTATCTTTATTGTTATACTCTAGTTCTGATGGTCACAGTAATGGACATGCGCTAGCTAACAGAAGCTAATCCTGTGCACTCTCAATTTTGCAATCTCGGTCTTTTCTGCCCTCTATACAATTCTTTACCTTAACTCCTTTTGTAAGAAGAAAATCTTTTGGATCATCTCCTCTCATGTCCATCTTCTTATTCATGGGCAGATAGTTGATTTGTGCTCTCTATCAAGCATATATAGTCTATATTTGTCATGACCTTTACTGCTTTGTAGGTGGAAAATAATCCATATGACCCCAATCTGATGGTCTTCATGGATTATAGAGACTACATGAGGGGCAAAGTTGAATCTCTAGAAGCGGAATTTCCCACATTTCTTTATGCTATGCCCATGTCCCCAACAAGAGTTTTCTTTGAGGTTCGTCTATTATCCCATAGATTGCGTTTGTAGGCATGAAGTCATGCCAGTTATCCTTCACTAATTATTGAAGTAAATGCATGTCAGGAAACCTGTTTGGCTTCAAAAGATGCCATGCCATTTGAACTATTAAAGAAAAAACTGATGTCAAGACTGGATACTCTGGGAGTTCGAATTATCAAAACTTATGAAGAGGTATTTTGCTACCCCAGCCTCTGCAGTTGTTACTTCATACGGAATTTCCAAAAGATTGTTAACTGAAGTATAAGGATAATATATGTGCAACAATTTATGCAGGAATGGTCTTATATACCAGTCGGTGGATCTTTGCCAAATACAGAGCAAAAAAATCTTGCATTTGGTGCTGCTGCCAGCATGGTACATCCTGCCACAGGTGATGAAGCTATTTATTGTGGCGCATGCTTTACTTGCTTTTGTGGAATGATTCCTGAATTTTGTCGTTGCTCCAATGAAATCAGGCTACTCAGTTGTTAGATCATTGTCAGAGGCCCCAAAGTATGCTTCTGCAATAGCAAATATCTTGAAACAAGGTCAAGCTAAGGACATGATGACCCGAAACATATCCGCTCAAGGTAAATAGACCTTGCAATCTTTTCCAAATACTTTGTGATTGTTGATTGCACTAATTGTATCATGTATGTTAACAAAACTTGACAGAAAGACGGGCTATCAAATTGTCACACCGCATCAATAGGATTGGATAGAAATATACCAGTTGTTAGACAATGAATGCTGACACCAAGGGAGAAAAAATGAGGATAACTGTGGATAAAATCGCAGTATTAACAAAATTGAAGAAAGTATTAGTACTGTCTCTTAGAAATGCATAATAACTCCTGAAAGATGTGTTTCCAATCCTCAATTTTCCGCGGACAACAATTTGCAGTAGGTTACTACGGAATATTTTAAATGCTTGGAAATGTTTTTCTAACACCTCAGGTTACAAGGGATATTTTTGCCAAATTTTGCCTATCACTTGTAAAGGAAGGATTTTTTGTTTCAGCTTGGAACACCCTTTGGCCGCAAGAGAGGAAACGACAGAGAGCATTCTTCCTTTTTGGATTGGCACTTATTTTGCAGCTGGATATTGAGGGGATAAGGACGTTTTTCCAGACTTTCTTCCGTTTGCCAAACTGGTGAGTTCAAAATCACTGCTTGTATTCTGTTCTTTCTCTATTGTGTACGGCATGTGCATTATTGAGGCTTGGGAACAAAGCGTTACAAACAGAAGCAATGCAGCATGATACCTTGGAACATTCCATTATGCCTGTTACAGTTCTTTTTGTAAGATTATCGCTCTTGAATATGTAAATATCCACTTACAATCCATGCATCTACAAACTCAGTATCATAGAGAAAGTTGGAAACTTTTTATTGTTCGCAAGATAAAAAAATACCTTAGTCTAGGATCTAGATGCCAATTAAATTATTACAAGAAATTCCAGTGGAGATGATTGCGTAATATTCCTGCTATAAGTTGATATTTGGTTAATTGGACCTTTCTGTAATCCCCGAGCGGTGTATATATTTATTGGATGGTTGATATGCGATGACTGAGTTTCTTTTTTGAAGATGCGGTATATATCTGAAACATCTCTGACATCAAGAGTACTGATGCTTATTTTCA is part of the Coffea eugenioides isolate CCC68of chromosome 6, Ceug_1.0, whole genome shotgun sequence genome and encodes:
- the LOC113774552 gene encoding lycopene epsilon cyclase, chloroplastic; this encodes MQCIGFGAQNVAAMVVSGCPNVKGSSRRKRVVLRDNHHHHVWSRYSSSRTVVVQVRCGSRRTTASESCVVDKEEKFADQEDYIKAGGSELLYVQMQQSKQMDQQSKFSDKMPEISAGNSILDLVVIGCGPAGLALAAESAKLGLTVGLIGPDVPFTNNYGVWEDEFKDLGLAGCIEHVWRDTVVYLDDNDPIFIGRAYGRVSRHLLHEELLRRCVESGVSYLRSKVERIVEAATGHSLVECEGNIVIPCRLATVASGAASGKLLQYELGGPRVSVQTAYGVEVEVENNPYDPNLMVFMDYRDYMRGKVESLEAEFPTFLYAMPMSPTRVFFEETCLASKDAMPFELLKKKLMSRLDTLGVRIIKTYEEEWSYIPVGGSLPNTEQKNLAFGAAASMVHPATGYSVVRSLSEAPKYASAIANILKQGQAKDMMTRNISAQAWNTLWPQERKRQRAFFLFGLALILQLDIEGIRTFFQTFFRLPNWMSQGFLGSSLSSTDLLLFAFYMFVIAPNDLRKCLIQHLLSDPTGATMVRTYLAI